From the genome of Pygocentrus nattereri isolate fPygNat1 chromosome 25, fPygNat1.pri, whole genome shotgun sequence, one region includes:
- the cdca9 gene encoding borealin-2, protein MATRKTRNVSHASVGQPEGQPGVDKLRKRKELFIQQFEKEAQERINEMEAKLDKLLSTVDRAFKIEMMKLPQSLHTTLVKDLMNAQESSVGEVTMAIASASPDISRPLSRKPSKKVKDSNSTQQKSTGQIKTDEGTKRRAKKKMQSSSSTGNLRSASAISSTRTNGRVMKLSDQARLTSRSLSEDLSGSAAAMIKTSLGETLLLSEENKDAVRLELLDDLALCQMQKIKELMDYLFNKVKMNNTQ, encoded by the exons ATGGCTACACGGAAAACTCGGAATGTTAGTCACGCTTCTGTCGGCCAGCCTGAAGGCCAGCCTGGAGTGGATAagctgaggaagaggaaggagCTCTTCATCCAGCAGTTCGAGAAGGAAG CGCAGGAACGGATCAACGAGATGGAGGCCAAGCTGGACAAACTGCTGTCCACCGTGGACCGGGCGTTCAAGATCGAGATGATGAAGCTGCCGCAGTCCCTCCACACCACGCTGGTCAAAGACCTGATGAATG CCCAGGAGTCCTCAGTTGGGGAGGTCACCATGGCCATCGCG TCTGCCTCTCCAGATATAAGCAGACCTCTTAGCAGGAAACCCAGCAAAAAAG tCAAGGACAGTAACTCGACGCAGCAGAAATCTACCGGTCAGATCAAGACGGACGAAGGCACCAAG AGACGAGCCAAGAAGAAAATGCAGTCCAGTAGCAGCACGGGAAACCTCAG AAGTGCCTCGGCGATCAGCTCGACGAGGACCAACGGCCGAGTGATGAAACTCAGTGACCAGGCGAG ATTAACGAGTCGCTCACTCAGCGAAGACCTCTCTGGGAGCGCTGCAGCCATGATCAAGACGTCTCTCGGGGAG ACGCTGCTTCTGTCTGAGGAGAATAAAGACGCGGTCAGACTTGAACTTCTGGATGATTTGGCGCTGTGTCAGATGCAGAAGATCAAG GAGCTGATGGACTACCTGTTCAACAAGGTTAAGATGAACAACACTCAGTGA
- the dnaja2a gene encoding dnaJ homolog subfamily A member 2a: MAHVADTKLYDLLGVSPSASENELKKAYRKLAKEYHPDKNPNAGDKFKEISFAYEVLSNPEKKELYDRYGEQGLREGGCGGPGMDDIFSHIFGGGLFGFMGGHSRSRNGGRRRGEDMVHPLKVSLEDLYNGKTTKLQLSKNVLCSTCNGQGGKSGAVQKCTTCRGRGMRIMIRQLGPGMVQQMQSVCTDCSGEGEVISEKDRCKKCEGKKVVKEVKILEVHVDKGMRHGQKITFGGEADQAPGMEPGDIVLVLQEKEHETFKRDGNDLNMVHKIGLVEALCGFQFTLKHLDGRQIVVKYPAGKVIEPGSLRVVRGEGMPQYRNPFEKGDLFVKFDVQFPDNNWISLDKLAELEDLLPTRAEAPVVTGDAEEVDLQDFDISQSSSGGHRREAYNDSSDDEGGHHGPGVQCAHQ; this comes from the exons ATGGCTCACGTCGCCGACACCAAGCTGTACGACCTTCTCGGGGTGTCGCCCAGCGCCTCCGAGAACGAGCTCAAAAAG GCTTACCGGAAATTAGCTAAAGAATATCATCCTGACAAGAACCCAAATGCTGGAGACAAG ttcaaGGAGATCAGCTTTGCGTATGAAGTTCTATCTAACCCAGAGAAGAAGGAGCTGTATGACCGCTATGGAGAGCAGGGGCTGCGGGAAGGGGGCTGCGGAGGTCCTGGAATGGATGACATCTTTTCCCACATTTTTGGTGGTGGCCTCTTTGGCTTCATGGGTGGTCACAGTCGCAGCCGGAATGGTGGGCGGCGGAGAGGAGAGGACATGGTCCACCCTCTCAA GGTATCCCTCGAAGACTTATATAATGGCAAAACGACCAAATTACAATTAAGCAAGAATGTCCTGTGTAGCACTTGTAATGG CCAGGGTGGAAAGAGTGGTGCAGTCCAGAAGTGTACAACCTGTAGGGGACGTGGTATGCGCATCATGATCAGACAGCTGGGTCCTGGCATGGTCCAACAGATGCAGTCTGTCTGCACTGACTGCAGTGGTGAAG GAGAGGTGATCAGTGAGAAGGACCGCTGTAAAAAGTGTGAGGGGAAGAAGGTGGTGAAGGAGGTGAAGATTCTGGAGGTGCACGTAGACAAGGGCATGAGGCACGGGCAGAAGATCACCTTTGGAGGGGAAGCAGACCAAGCGCCAGGCATGGAGCCTGGAGACATCGTCCTTGTCTTGCAGGAGAAGGAGCACGAG ACGTTCAAAAGAGACGGCAATGACTTGAACATGGTCCATAAGATTGGTCTCGTCGAAGCACTTTGTGGATTTCAGTTCACTCTGAAACATTTGGATGGCAGACAGATTGTGGTGAAGTATCCAGCTGGCAAAGTCATAGAGCCAG GTTCCCTCAGAGTTGTGAGAGGAGAGGGCATGCCACAGTACCGGAACCCCTTCGAGAAGGGTGACCTGTTCGTCAAGTTTGACGTGCAATTCCCAGACAACAACTGGATCAGCCTGGATAAACTAGCA GAACTGGAGGATTTGCTGCCTACGCGCGCCGAGGCTCCCGTCGTGACCGGAGACGCGGAGGAGGTGGACCTGCAGGACTTCGATATAAGCCAGAGCTCGTCTGGTGGCCACCGCCGCGAAGCTTACAACGACAGCTCTGATGACGAGGGCGGTCATCACGGCCCTGGGGTGCAGTGTGCCCACCAGTAA